ATTTAGTCCAATTTTCCACATTTTTGTGAATAATAATTGTGAggtaattataatattactaaaGGTCTTGAAGAGCTTAATATGAGGACTAAGGAATTAAGAGCGAACATGGATGTACGCTCTTTCCATGTCGTTTCACATAGTCAGCTCCTTTCAAATCATGGGAATTAAAAACTAGGGAAGATGATGGAAAAAATTAGGAAGGGACAAAAATTCCTTCTTGAGTTTATGGTGGAAGGTATAAAGGACTATTAAATAGAGTGAAAACTAATCTAAAAATGCTTACATTTCAAATTTCTCGTTCTTAAATAAAAGACGGAATTAGGGGGTTAAAGTTAAAGAAGCTTGTgagattaaaaaacaaaatatatatatatatatatatatatatacacaaatgaaaGGCACAAACACCTTGTGATCTTCTGCCCCTCCATAGTAATGAGAAAACCTTTGGCATCTGAACACCCATTGTTGGGGTCAATTCCAGCAAATTTCGGAAAATCAATCGTACCATACTAAGCTTTGAAGTTGTCGGTGAGATTAAGGTTTTCCCTATATTCATTGTGGTGTGAGGTCTCATTATGATCTGATTGATAAGCCACAAAACTGTTGCTCATCTAATCATACTTTAAGTTTATGGCAATTTTGCGTAGCTCTTTCAAGGCTTGAGTTTTGTTGTTTGATTTCTTAGAGTGAGGATCTGAATGTTACGCAATTGCCTCAATGCTTCTTCAATTTACTTCATTTCTTACCCTCTAGTTCCTTCCATCATCTAGATGCGAGCAAGATCACTACCTTATACAAAATGATACAATGCGGAACAAAGATGGGAAAAatgatagaattttatttttgtaaattcaaAAAAGATTACAATTGCTAGATGATTCTCCCCTCAcccattaaataataaagaaaaaaataaaaacaaaaacaaagcatTTCATGCTCATGATCTCGACAATTAGaccttatttatttgtatatttgaaACATCCCAAAATTTGGATCTCAACTAATTATGAAAtcctttcttctttatttaCTACTCTGAATAATTGGAAGATATGTAACTACTGATTTTAAAATCCTTTATTCCTTATTTACcatatttaataatagaaaGGTATGTAATAGAAGAAATGAGGTTTTAGGTTTGAAATACATCTGAAAAATAATATGGGGATAAGATCTTGAAATATCcaaaaagaaatattgaaataaaaaattaaaaaattgttgaatttttATCCAACTAACTTTTCCTATGCAAAGAAAAGGTGAGAATACATGGAGAACACTAATTAAAAACACAGAAAGCATcccatttttgttgttttcataaTAGTGACAAAAAACATGGagaatactatttttttttttattatttgaaaaccgggctttgaaaaatacaaagaaCACTTGAGAATAAAAAACACTCTATTACCCAAGGAAGAAAATGTCGCGATATTTTGACGATATATCACCGAAATATCGTGTATTTGGTTTTGAGGTTCATCCACTTGTCATCTGGGCTAACTTGCCCTTTGATATATAATGtgcaataaatttatatatacttaaactcattatataaataaaataaagaatattttaaagaataaaataattataattattttataattaaatgcaaaatcttttaattaattaccaaaaatataaaaattatataattttcttcataatgtttttaatatcattaataattaattaaatattaaaaaattatatatatatatatatacatatatatatatatatatattaatttactttatattgtttaatacaattgaattaaatgaatcatattttaatattaatatatattttaaaattaaacgtattataatcaaatatcataatattaggtgtaatttaataataaatgtacatttataaaattcatatttttatcgatacatacgatattattatcaaatatgataaatcatattatacatatatcaaaattttcaataaaataactttaaaatgtctattatacgtctaattatattattatgaggttttccttatattttcatgagtttttaacaattttaagcttaccaatatttttttccaaaatatccgccgatatatctccgatatatccaatatatccgtaaaatcgaagtatcgATATACCCgtgattactgatattttcatgcTTGCTTTTACTAAAcgtgttttttatgtttaaagataaagaacaatttttgaaaacaccaaccaaacaagccttagttttttatttatttttattgtcaaatgTGCTCCTGAagagttgttttataaaataatgcgttatttttataaaatttgatttgtaGATAAAGTCATTACACAATTGATGTAAGGAAAATTCTAGGGTACCTCTTCGGTACCTACCCAAAAagcttttcaagccattggatGTCCAAGATTACATCTTGgtcatccattttaaatttaaaataaaaatttcatttaaccGGTTAAGGGAAGAACAGGTTGTGGCATTCTTTCTTCTTCCATTCTCaacaattttgggtttaaataaaataaatattagataaaaatagaattagaaaaaaataaaaaataaaatgatataaaatttgaaaacatatttattaacaaaaaaaatcatcatatatcataattatattattttatttttaacaaattattaaacatttaaattcaacataaaaatgaatatggtaatattttaatatgaaatgagtattttaataaaaattcaacattttggtAATCATATATAAAGTTTAGGTAATTAGATCGTCCTAATTTTTTTCCGTACtctccaaattttacattttttgaatttaaggtttttaaagttaaattacaataaaataaagttcgtacccactcttagaaagttcgtaccctctcttagaaagttcgcacactctcttagaaagttcgcacccactcttagaaagttttcttagaaaattcgtaccatcttttagaaagttcgtaccctctcttaaaaagtttgcacccactcttagaaagttcgtaccatctcttaaaaagtttgtaccatctcttagaaagttcgtaccctctcttagaaagttcgtacccactcttacaaagttcgtaccctctcttagaaagttcgtaccctctcttagaaagttcgtacccggtcttagaaagttggtacactctcttagaaagtttgtactcacttttagaaagttcgtatactctcttagaaagttcgtaccatctcttagaaagttcgtaccctatcttagaaagttcatatcCTCtattagaaagttcgtacccactcttagaaagttcgtacccactcttagaaagttcgtaccctctcttagaaagttcataccctctcttagaaagttcgtacccactttaagaaagtttgtaccctctcttagaaagctcgtaccctctcttagaaagctcgtaccctctcttagaaagctcgtaccctctcttagaaagttcgttcccacccttagaaagttcgtaccctcccttagaaagttcgtaccttcccttagaaagttcgtaccctcccttagaaagttcgtaccctcccttagaaagttcgtacccgcccttagaaagttcgtacccgcccttagaaagttcgtacccgcCCTTAGAAATTTCGTACCCGCCCTTAGAAATTTCGTAccctcccttagaaagttcgtaccctcccttagaaagtaagaaagttcgtacccacccttaaaaagttcgtaccctctcttacaaagttcgtatcatctcttacaaagttcgtactctcccttagaaagttcgtacccactcttagaaatttcgtaccctctcttagaaagtccgtaccctgtcttagaaagttcgtactcggtcttagaaagttcgtacccggtcttagaaagttcgtacccggtatttgaaagttcgtaccatatcttagaaaatttgtaccatctcttagaaagttcgtaccctttcttagaaagttcgtacccactcttaaaaagttcgtaccatctcttagaaagttcgtaccatgtcttaaaaagttcgtaccctcccttagaaagtttgtacccacccttagaaagttcgtacataCTCTTAGAAATTTCGTAccctcccttagaaagttcgtaccctgtcttagaaagttcgtacccactcttagaaagttcgtaccctctcttagaaagttcgtacactctcttagaaagttcgtaccatctcttacaaaatattgatgacaatttcataacaaattactaaatgctctcaatttggttaaaaataactcagaacaaaaaattaaaaaatctagatattataaatcattacatatttaaatgtcatttaacatgacatttctacctataatagttatatgtaaatgaaaaaaaaaaaaatcaaatgttaccttttaacacttgtaatcacttgacatccttcaagacatataaagcttcatcttcaaatttaatctatgaacaaaaaaaaaaaaaaaattatataaaaatattaataacaatttgataacaaaattttataataaactcataaaaaattctaaaatcgttatttaacatcacatttcttcctacaacaattatatttggataaaaaaatatcaaaaattacctttgacacttgtaatcgcttgaaatccttcatcttcttcatataatacaaattttaaattttttctctcaaaaagttttgaacttgatcttgaaatttgattcatcaaaatacatcttacatattttgtaatttggtagttgaaattatttaattttcatattaaattactatccttttttttatatatgaataatgagagtataagagtagtaggtaagattttctttttttagatagagttaggtaatgcattaaataacaaattatatttgatatttaataataaattataaaaaggttgtaatatttagatatatatgaaatgcatgtgattatttctcaccaacaagtcatctttaccggtttgataagtttttataaattttttaatgatatgtactttacacatgtcatatttttattggggtCAAATGTGGGTAGGTACCCCCAAAATGAAGAGTGGGTATCATAGAACAACCCTTGATGTAATAACCAATTGGGGTAAATTcgtcttttaatttaaaacgaAAATTGGGGGACTTGCTGAATTGGCAAGGTGGCAATTTCAAAACTCCCCAACAGAGACGAACCTGGCGCGGTTTTATTATTCCCTTCTGCAACCTCCCAAAATCAAAATGCccaaatcaaaaccctaaatcGATCAACTGCACGAGATTCTAGAACATCGAACGCCAAATGGAGAATCAGGTTAGAGTGGTGTGCCCAGAGAACGAAGAGCTTGCCGCGTTCTTGTGGAGAAAGAGGCAAGAAATGGCGGAGCAGCCCAAGGGAATTTCGGAGAACATTGACCTGACGCTCTACAGAGCTTATTCCAATGTTTGCAGATCCGAAGTCCCAGTCAAAACCCTCAAGGAGTTCTCTCAGATCAAGTGAGTCATTGTTTGGTTCCTGGGAAATTGAGAGTCCTCCGGGAAAggaatttgtttctttttaactCTCCATTTGAGTTGATTGAGCATCTCCCCcctccaccttttttttttccaattcgtTATACCCGTCATGAACTTAAAAGGGCTTCTCTCAACTCTATTGGGTCTCTGCTTCTTTAGCTGGAAAATGACTGTTTTCctggaaaaggaaaaattttctttttattccgCTGGTTTTTATGTAcacatctttatttatttattttaatgtctCCATGATTGCCtacgattttttattttttatttttggcggCTCAATTGGGTCTGTGTTTGTTTCCCCAGGAAATAACCACTTTCCCGGAAAAGGgaacttttttcttcttcctgttCTTATATTGATGTAACACTTTTTTCTTTCCGGAATTTCCAAGCCCTGTCCGAACactcttaaaattttctaagCTCAAATGGGTAACTTCCAATTTTTCTGTTGCTTTGCTAAGGCTTCATGTAAGCATATACCAGATTTAaagttggttttattttatCGATTTTCTTGACAGGCAATGGGGTTTATTGATTCTTTTCCCTCTTTCTGCTTGGAACGGTTTGGTTTATATCTGTGGCAGGGGCGTGGGGAAATGGATTCTGAGGCTGATGCAGGAGTATTTCAAGACCGATTCAGGCACTTCAGAACCACAAGATTTGTCAGAAAAgggtatttctttttttttttttgttacatttggGCTTCAAATTGTCCATGTCGTGTTGTTTGAAGGAGAAAAACCAATGAAGGTTGCAAATCAATTCTCAATTTAATCTGTTTAGGGAAGAAAGCTAAGGGGACCAAACGTTATATGCCACAAAAGAATTCTGTGGCTTATGCGCTACTGATTGCTCTGTACAGGTATAAGCTTGAATATCTGAATTCCTATTTATgtacacctttttttttttctttttccttttggtcAATTTAGTGAATTATGAGTAGCAAACTTTTTCAAACATCAGGGGGACTGCAACTGGGAGTGATTTTATGGGTAAACAGGACCTTATCAATGCAGCTGAAGCAAGTGGGCTTTCACGGGTGCCAATTGTGTATGTtgattcatattttctatttattcattGCTTAAGCCTCTCAAAAGGTTTTGGATGATGGGAATGATGGTTTTGAAACTGGATTTTATGTTCTTAGGccagaaaaagagaaaggaaaacgTGGGCATTTTGGAAGTTCTTCTAGGGAATGGTATAGTGGATGGAGCTGCATGAAGACATTGATAACCAAAGGACTAGTTGTGAAATCTAGTTGCCCTGCGAAGTATAGCCCTCAATTGCAATTTTTCATCTCCCCTTTTCTGGTTATATGCATCatgtattgttttattttctggaaaattttttatatgttcaTTTGTTGTGACTTGTTCATTTTGATAATTTACTGCTAAATTGTGACATGGAGTACACTTCTATACTTAAGTAATTTGGATTGTGTTTATTCTACATTTATAGAAGCATTATTCTCTGTGATGTGTTCTCaggaaaaaaatgtgtttggttATGAGAGCTGAGAGCCTGAAAATGCATTCTTGGAGAACAGACTTAATAATTTACATTTGTCATATTACATTTCTATAATTTGCAGCTAGCCGGCGGGTACTGCCCTTGCCGATAGCATCTAGTCAACCCCATTGCTCTCACCTTTGGTTGCCACCTGAACTATTACCATATCACCTGCAGCTGCCACAATCATTCTTACCATTACCCGTTTCACTTACTGAGCTGTCACACCAGATCATTAGCACTGCTACCACCACAACCTCTAGCCACCATAATTGAGACAACTCCCAATGCTTTGACCATTGTTGTTGGAACCACCACAACCATCAATGTGGTGCCAGTACTGCTATTGCAGATTTAGAAATTTCTGACAAATACCTGAGGCATCTCTATATTATTATTGGATCTTTgtcataattttttgtaaacTACAATAATTGTCCTTACGAGATTATAAACGCTTGtaccaaatataattttgtgtGTTGTGATCTTATCTACATGGTACAGGTGTTTAGTATGGCTCAGTGAAACTGTGCACTTAGATCTCATGTGAAACAAAAGGACCTTTCATACTCAGACAGTTATTAATTCCTTTGTATAGAACTTGTGCTGTGCTTAGTAGGTGGTTTTTGCATGAACCTTTATTATTCTTCAGGTATATGCTAACTCAAGAAGGCCGGGAAGCTGCACATGAATGTCTGTTGAGATCTGGTTTGGCTGATCCCATTGAGAATTTGGCTGCTACAGAAACTACATATCTGGGCACAAGCAATGTGTTAGATTTGGAGTTTGATCATGCTGACCTGGATGAAGAGGATACAATACATTCCTGCTTAAATGGGCAGAAGAAATCTGTTGACGTTCCACTTGAATCTCTTGAGAAGGtataatgttattaatttttgaatttatacCTCGTATTATGGAGTTAAATATTTGTAGAATGGGAACACTTCATTGTTATTTCTTCCCATCTTTATTCTGTTTTTCTGAAATTTCTTTTATCTAAACTGGTGGAAGGTTTCTTTTGTTACTGGGAACTTCCTTTCTTATACAGTTTCTATGGTCCATGGTATCTTACATGTTATCATGTATCTGTCAATATATTTTGTTAaatggcaatttttttttccaccaatACCATTAATTGTTATGCTAATGGTTTTATGTTGTGGTATCTCTTATATTTGAACCATAGCATTTAGTTAGGGTGCAAAGAATTCAGAGATCACAAAAGCATACTGATATTTGAAATAGCAATAGCATGATTTGCAAAGCTCATGTGGGGCCTTGTAATGACGGCTTGTCCCAACATAGGTGATACATGCAAGTGGATCATTTTTCATGAGTGATTGTTGATCCACATTTGGTTCTGACCTCATTTGCCATGGAGTAGTCTGAGAATTTCATATTCAAGGGTATATTCCTGACTTTGAGGGTGTTTGTCATCATGGTTAGAAGGCATTTGGTTgtcaattttatcaatttatgttccTTTTTTTGCTTGATAAGGTATTGAAAATCATATTAGATAAAGGAAGTATGAGAAAGAATGGTAGATCCTTAAAGTAagtatttgaaagaaaataaatgtagCCTACGGATAAGATGGTTCCAAGCAACACACGCTCTGCaaccagaagaaaaaaaaagcaaaaaaaaaaaaagaaaagaacaaaccAAACCCTTAGGATTTGTGGGGGTTGGGGGTTGAGGCAGATGGAGGGAAGGTCCCCAAAAGACCCCAAGTAGAAGGTCGGTCCCTTCTTTCTTGCTAAATAGCAGCTTCCTTATATAGCTGACCTAGACTCTTAACATTTCAGAGCAATCCAAGCTTCTTGATAAGTCAACAATTTGTTACATCCCAATGATCTCCATGGCAAATATCTATGGTTCTCTATCAGCAAGAATACAATATACTATCTTATAATTCGGTAAATAAGCTTAGGATGAAAAATGGGAAGGGTCTTAGGCCCCTTTCTGGTAGGGGGACTGTTATTGTGGTTCAGCTTTATGAGTTTTGGGTGTAGCCTTCTGAAGTTATGCTTACTTGTTGAAAGAAattcttgttttctttatttgggTGGGATGAGAGTTTCCTTTATTGACTCATCTAGTAACCATCAAGTGCATTTCTTAGCTAAGAGGGAATTTTACCAGAATTAATTTCAGGTGTCTCTTTTGAACTCCCCTCAGGATTTAGTTTAGTTGTTGCTATAGGAACTGTGTGGctattcattttcttaaaaaaattgtaagaaacAGTGCCCCTTCAGAAAAAGTCAGACATGTGTCATGAAGGATGTGGAGAAGAACAAGGTAGAAAATATGGAAACAGGtggaggaaacaaaaaaggagagagGTGGTGGCCCAccctaattttataaaaaatgatctcTAAAGCCCCCCTCACTGAACTTTGGAGGAGAGTGTATAACCCTAAAAGGCCAAGGAGACTACAACCCTCATGAGTCATGCCAAGCGTGTGACAAATTAGAGAGGAGTTTGACAATGTTAGATCATTGGTAAAAAATGGCACTAGTTTATACAATAGAAGGCATAAACATAAGTATAAGTGGaaaatgcttataaaaaaagaaaattcccgAATTAGAAAGTGGGATAAACTACCAAGTCTCCATTTGGGATTTATTCTAGGCCCATTAGAATCACTTTTGcaataattttttacaattaatccatttggtaaaataaataaaaagtgatttttgcaaagaatcaaccttttattttaaagtgtGTGTTAtgtcttcaaataatttcctttagtgatttctttatatatataatttttctttctcatcctCTTCTACTCTAGAGCCTTGTCTTTTGGACTTATATATACTAAttataaaatgtgaaaataaaaaaaattattaccatCAACATATTTACTTGAATTTATTTCTCTTGCGATTTGTGTTATAATACTCGTTGTTAagcataaaaaggaaaaatgaagttaaaataggaaaatgataaaatgaaagagaaaatattaaaaatttgtttttaaataatacaatgatttatttaattaaaggctcctttttatattgaaatgaaggaaattgtttaaaattttggcatctttgtttttatttggtcattacaTATTTTCATAGCAATTTAATAATCTGGTTTATCAAACACTTAAATGTTACTTTGAAACACATAGCTCTTTTAAACCATAGTTTATCAAGCATTCAACTGCTTTTCATCACagctaatttttcttttagcaCATGCAAAAGTGATTATTCTAAAAGCCAGTAATACCAAATTGGACCTATATAACCCCAAGAACcctttctctctcctcctctTCTGCTTACAATAGTTTCTCATAGTGTTTAGTGGATTTTAATCCATTTTGTCTAAACAGATTTCAAACAGAAAGGTCCACATTTGTTGTCATAGGGGTCATGTCAATCTTTTTTGTGCTTTCTAGATGTACCTGGTGAACAATACCATAGTGGAATTTGAAACCTAAGGCCGTTTTTTTCCTACCTCATGATCAAAACAGTTTCAAATGATAGCCTTTTATCTTGCTTTCTTCTACAAGATTTTGTTGTCTGATTTATGCTTAAATATGTGTAGTTTACACGTATGGGGTATACTAGGGAAGAAGTACTTCGTGCTTTTACTGAAGTTGCAGAAATTTCCCAGAAGAAGGGGATGTCCTCACTCTGGCCTGCAGTGTTATGCTGTCTTCGAGAAAATCAAGTTTATGGTTTTCATTCAGAGTCTCAAGCAAATCTAAGAGAGGATTGTCTCTCCACAGCAACCACTCACACATTTATTGATGGTATATATGCTTCTTTTTCGAACTGCGTATGAATGAAGGCAAGACAATCCATTCtctcatattaaattatttgatttgtatCTTCATATGGCACTTTATTGCTCTCCAGGTCAAGTGGATCTTATAAGTGAAAATAGTCAGATGGATTCTGCCTGTGGTGGACCACTACTCATGCCAAAGTCTTCACATCCAGTTGATTCTGTGCAGAGCTCTTTTACCTTGAGAGCTTGTTCATCATCTGTATGTGTgcatttatttaaacaaatgatgCAACCTTTTGCACTAGAAATCATGGGTTATCTAACAATTAAGTGGAAACCTGGCATGTGTTCTCCAGCATGTGACCCTTCATTAGGTCATGTGCATAAGATAGAAATGCCAGAATCATAATACTTGGCATAGCTTCAGAACATTATAatgcatgatatgatgtaacgtATATGAAAATTGATTTGTATCAGTATCACCAACATGTATAGCACCTCAGCTCTTTCTTACAATCCTCATGTGATGGATATGATGTATGAGACACTTGCACTAGATTGTGTATCTTTAAAACAAAGCACCTAAAAGGTATTTTTATAGTTTGTACATCAATATCTTAACTAGTATAGTTTCATACATGCTTAAAGGTTTGATTTTGGAATTTGGTTGGGTAATAGTTGGAACTTTTGATTGTTCATAGTTTGTTGTAGACTAGTTGACttagatatataattaaaacttatgggaaattattttttagatctTCTGATGAACTCGTGCAATGAACCTTCACTCTTGAGGTTCTACATGTTGGTTTGCATATACAACATATTGGTGGATGCATGTCTTCCCTCTTTGAACCTTAATTTCTTTCATGAACTTGATCATACAGTTTATGTTCCATTGTTGCAATAAAATATGTTATGCATGTGTACCTGTTTTTCTCAAGATTTAACTGTGTATCTTTATACTATATGATAATGAGAAGAACATGAGATAATTAATATTGTTACATAATTTGACAATTATGATATATCATATAAGAttaaagtttttgaaatttacTAAATAATCTTTTCCAATGTAGATTTTATATGGAGGGTGTCAATTATTGTTGGATCCTGATCTTCTATTCACAATTTACCTGCACAACTCGTGCAAATCTGGTTACTCAGATGTAATCATATaagatttctatttttttttttctctattcaaaTGCATGCTTGTTTTAAGATATAGTGTAAATTCTTAGTAAATTGTTGCTCATCTTTTTATTGAATGTTTTAGGATTATCCtgttcaaaaattaaattcagatGGCTTGAAAGTGAATATGAATGTTTTGACAATGCCTCCTCTGCTTGTTGGTGAGAGATTTGAGGATGTATATGAAGTAGTCTTAATATTGGATGATCGGGAGCAATTTACTACTCAAGGGTTAGTGATTTCTTATTATTAGCTTCCTTTGCCTATCACCTCCACTGTTGAGAAGCTACTTAGAGACACCTGTTATGTTGTCTGGATATAAGATCCCATATTGTGCTGAAGCTTTTGAATTTCACTTACAATGAAATATGTTGTTCTGCTTTGCCTTGCTGCAATCTCTTTCATTCTTTAGCATCACTTCTGTCATGCTTTTGGAACAACTTGGAGGACTTCTTTTAATGCATATATGCTGTCTAATATCTGATTCTATCCAatccttttattaattttttattatagttaGTTGAATGGATTTTCAGTGTGCTTTGCAATGAAAAAATGGTTCTTCTTACTTGACTGTACTACTATACTCTTTATTTTCAGTTGATTGTCAATAGACTGGGAAAAAAAGTATGggtttcaaaatgttttttgatGGGCAAGGCAATTAATTTGAGAAAACAGAAATGACAATGTGAAATTTGtttgttaattttgtttttgtaactGTTTGCCcaattattctattttctttaatttggaAAGTTTAATCAATTGATCAACTTGTTGATGTGATCATTTGATGAAGGCAGTACTATTCCAGGAGGAAGAGAATTTCACAAGAAAGGTAACAGATTTGATGGTAGCAGTAGGGAAACCTACAGGTGGATTGAATCCTCCTATTACCTTTCTAATCTTTCATCGGATTAACCGATGTCACTGTCttaattggttttgtttttgagGTTTCAGTAATCTTTTAAAGGTTCACCATATCCAATTCTCTAAGGGGAGTTGTTCTTGTGAGGAAATGATCCCAGCAGTGTCTGACACGTCGAGACTTTCTTTTGAAAGTTTTGTTGCGTCAATGTACATGTAGGTGAGATTTGGAAAGTGTGCAGTTGCATATGATGTTACGCGGCGTTCAGAACCAGCCTTGAAGTGAATGAATTagaaagaacaaagaaataCGAAAATGAAAGACTCGATGCCTAGAATACCTAACGATCGACTGGTGGAGTTTTTTGGATGAGTGATTTCTGGTTATTATGTTTGTATTAACCCTATTTTtagtttgactttttctatagaaatttgaggaaaatacTTGTGAATTGTGATTCTTG
This DNA window, taken from Vitis riparia cultivar Riparia Gloire de Montpellier isolate 1030 chromosome 13, EGFV_Vit.rip_1.0, whole genome shotgun sequence, encodes the following:
- the LOC117929024 gene encoding crossover junction endonuclease MUS81 isoform X2, which translates into the protein MENQVRVVCPENEELAAFLWRKRQEMAEQPKGISENIDLTLYRAYSNVCRSEVPVKTLKEFSQIKQWGLLILFPLSAWNGLVYICGRGVGKWILRLMQEYFKTDSGTSEPQDLSEKGKKAKGTKRYMPQKNSVAYALLIALYRGTATGSDFMGKQDLINAAEASGLSRVPIVPEKEKGKRGHFGSSSREWYSGWSCMKTLITKGLVVKSSCPAKYMLTQEGREAAHECLLRSGLADPIENLAATETTYLGTSNVLDLEFDHADLDEEDTIHSCLNGQKKSVDVPLESLEKFTRMGYTREEVLRAFTEVAEISQKKGMSSLWPAVLCCLRENQVYGFHSESQANLREDCLSTATTHTFIDGQVDLISENSQMDSACGGPLLMPKSSHPVDSVQSSFTLRACSSSILYGGCQLLLDPDLLFTIYLHNSCKSGYSDDYPVQKLNSDGLKVNMNVLTMPPLLVGERFEDVYEVVLILDDREQFTTQGSRSRKIIENICTQFKIQIEVRRLPVGDGIWVARHKHLDSEYVLDFIVERKNVNDLRCSIRDNRYKDQKLRLLRCGLKKLIYLVEGDPNSSEAAESIKTACFTTEILEGFDVQRTSGLADTLRKYGYLTQAITHSYRLQVPQVTEEVAVVVLDLYPTLLSLARAYSLLDGDILAQEEMLRKQSNNMVNAVASRNIFKLVWGD
- the LOC117929024 gene encoding crossover junction endonuclease MUS81 isoform X1; translated protein: MENQVRVVCPENEELAAFLWRKRQEMAEQPKGISENIDLTLYRAYSNVCRSEVPVKTLKEFSQIKQWGLLILFPLSAWNGLVYICGRGVGKWILRLMQEYFKTDSGTSEPQDLSEKGKKAKGTKRYMPQKNSVAYALLIALYRGTATGSDFMGKQDLINAAEASGLSRVPIVPEKEKGKRGHFGSSSREWYSGWSCMKTLITKGLVVKSSCPAKYMLTQEGREAAHECLLRSGLADPIENLAATETTYLGTSNVLDLEFDHADLDEEDTIHSCLNGQKKSVDVPLESLEKFTRMGYTREEVLRAFTEVAEISQKKGMSSLWPAVLCCLRENQVYGFHSESQANLREDCLSTATTHTFIDGQVDLISENSQMDSACGGPLLMPKSSHPVDSVQSSFTLRACSSSILYGGCQLLLDPDLLFTIYLHNSCKSGYSDDYPVQKLNSDGLKVNMNVLTMPPLLVGERFEDVYEVVLILDDREQFTTQGSRSRKIIENICTQFKIQIEVRRLPVGDGIWVARHKHLDSEYVLDFIVERKNVNDLRCSIRDNRYKDQKLRLLRCGLKKLIYLVEGDPNSSEAAESIKTACFTTEILEGFDVQRTSGLADTLRKYGYLTQAITHSYRLQVIEDKLKNTSICPPFNEFIRSCNGLDKMTVSDVFAIQLMQVPQVTEEVAVVVLDLYPTLLSLARAYSLLDGDILAQEEMLRKQSNNMVNAVASRNIFKLVWGD